One window of Halopseudomonas maritima genomic DNA carries:
- a CDS encoding DMT family transporter encodes MVIQRLNWAAIGPTALFVLLWSAGAIFSKWGLEHASAFAFLLLRFVLACAALGLLALTRRRWLPARGTRKQVALVGVLLTGGYTIFYLLSLDAGLTPGVLATVLGVQPILTLMLVERRANLLRVLGLLLALGGLTLVVLDSLLAARFSLLGIGLSLAALLCITLGSIFQKGIQQSPMDVLPLQYAIGLLMCAVVVPFQPFEVEWTVGFVVPLLYMGVLISVGATLLLYRLIRMGNLVNVTSLFYLMPGCTALLDFLFLGNRMAALSLLGMGAIVLGLVLVFRQRA; translated from the coding sequence ATGGTTATTCAACGTTTGAACTGGGCCGCCATCGGCCCGACTGCGCTGTTCGTATTGCTGTGGAGCGCGGGCGCGATCTTCTCCAAATGGGGGCTGGAACACGCCTCGGCCTTTGCATTTCTGCTGCTGCGCTTTGTACTGGCCTGCGCCGCCCTCGGGCTGCTGGCGCTCACCCGGCGGCGCTGGTTGCCAGCGCGCGGTACCCGCAAGCAGGTAGCCCTGGTCGGGGTACTGCTGACCGGCGGCTACACCATCTTCTACCTGCTCTCGCTGGACGCCGGGCTCACGCCCGGGGTGCTGGCGACGGTACTGGGCGTGCAGCCAATCCTCACCCTGATGCTGGTTGAACGCCGCGCCAACCTGTTGCGGGTATTGGGTTTGCTGCTGGCGCTCGGCGGCCTGACGCTGGTGGTGCTCGACAGCCTGCTGGCGGCGCGTTTCTCGCTGCTGGGCATCGGCCTGTCGTTGGCAGCGCTGCTGTGCATCACCCTGGGTTCGATCTTCCAGAAGGGTATTCAGCAATCACCCATGGACGTGCTGCCGCTGCAATACGCCATCGGCCTGCTGATGTGCGCGGTGGTCGTACCCTTTCAGCCGTTTGAGGTGGAATGGACCGTCGGCTTTGTCGTGCCGCTGCTGTACATGGGTGTGCTGATCTCGGTCGGAGCGACCTTGCTGCTGTACCGGCTGATTCGGATGGGCAACTTGGTCAACGTGACCAGTCTGTTCTACCTGATGCCCGGTTGTACGGCGTTGCTGGATTTCCTGTTCCTCGGCAACCGCATGGCGGCGTTGAGTTTGTTGGGGATGGGGGCGATTGTGCTGGGGTTGGTGTTGGTGTTTCGGCAACGGGCTTAA
- a CDS encoding amidohydrolase family protein: MTYLIKNAQAVFSPTAANATDIRISDGKITELGCDLALAAGETLIDARGCVVWPGLVNTHHHLAQSIMKGVPEGLNQNLNDWLGSVPYRYWPKVTPELMYHAARLGLYELLRSGGTTCADHHYLYHATTSPELEDAVWRAADELGMRLVLCRGSATSVGSHHGMIEHGISPESIEQIIARLDASRVRYHQDGGDAMRKLVVAPTSLIHSSDPDGLREQAAYAREFTLGMHSHLLEVDFDEVASLKKYGKRAVDYAGECGWLGDDVWFAHLVHCDDYIIDRLATTGTGIAHCPTSNCRLGSGIAPAIKMEQAGMAITLGVDGSASAESGSMLQELNLAWLIHRAVHGPDATTLEQVLGWGSRNGAKLLGLHDVGEITVGMAADLVLFDINQPRFAGVHSPLIAPLMCGEPASVKYSFIQGRPAVNNGDICGLDEAELTARVQESVAQLIRS; the protein is encoded by the coding sequence GTGACTTACCTGATCAAGAACGCACAAGCTGTTTTTTCCCCCACCGCCGCTAACGCGACGGATATCCGCATCAGCGATGGCAAGATTACCGAGCTGGGTTGCGATCTGGCGCTGGCCGCAGGTGAAACCCTGATCGACGCGCGCGGCTGCGTGGTCTGGCCCGGCTTGGTGAACACCCACCATCACCTGGCCCAATCCATCATGAAGGGCGTGCCAGAAGGCCTGAACCAGAACCTCAACGATTGGCTGGGCTCGGTGCCCTACCGTTACTGGCCCAAGGTCACGCCGGAGCTGATGTACCACGCTGCGCGGCTGGGCTTGTACGAGCTGCTGCGCTCTGGTGGCACCACCTGCGCAGATCATCATTACCTCTATCACGCCACCACCAGCCCTGAACTGGAAGATGCCGTCTGGCGCGCCGCCGACGAGCTGGGCATGCGTCTGGTGCTGTGCCGCGGCAGTGCCACCTCGGTGGGCAGCCATCACGGCATGATTGAGCACGGCATCTCCCCGGAAAGCATCGAGCAGATCATCGCGCGGCTGGACGCCAGCCGCGTGCGCTATCACCAGGACGGCGGCGACGCCATGCGCAAGCTGGTAGTAGCGCCAACCAGCCTGATTCACTCCAGCGACCCGGACGGCCTGCGCGAACAGGCCGCCTACGCCCGCGAGTTCACGCTGGGCATGCACTCGCACCTGCTGGAAGTGGACTTTGATGAAGTTGCCTCGCTGAAAAAGTACGGCAAACGCGCGGTGGATTACGCCGGTGAGTGCGGCTGGCTGGGCGACGATGTGTGGTTTGCCCATCTGGTGCATTGCGACGACTACATCATCGACCGCCTCGCCACTACCGGCACCGGCATCGCGCACTGCCCCACATCCAACTGCCGTCTGGGCAGCGGCATTGCCCCGGCCATCAAGATGGAGCAGGCAGGTATGGCGATCACCCTGGGTGTGGACGGCTCCGCCTCTGCCGAGTCCGGCTCCATGCTGCAGGAGCTGAACCTCGCCTGGCTGATCCACCGCGCTGTGCACGGCCCGGACGCCACCACGCTGGAACAGGTGCTCGGCTGGGGTAGCCGCAACGGCGCCAAGCTGCTGGGCCTGCACGATGTGGGCGAGATCACCGTGGGCATGGCCGCCGACCTGGTGCTGTTCGACATCAACCAGCCCCGCTTTGCCGGCGTGCACAGCCCCCTCATCGCACCCTTGATGTGCGGTGAGCCGGCCAGCGTGAAGTACAGCTTTATCCAGGGCCGCCCGGCAGTGAACAACGGCGACATCTGCGGCTTGGATGAGGCCGAGCTGACGGCGCGGGTGCAGGAGTCGGTAGCGCAGCTGATTCGTAGTTGA